The Pedobacter roseus genome contains a region encoding:
- a CDS encoding SusC/RagA family TonB-linked outer membrane protein produces the protein MKINLLKISGLSVLFLLNSPAFSMNPVAAKSKRLSDLDVPFGHIQNRKVITGTVLDEKNLPIPGVGIKNITSGKTAVTDESGKFSIEANPGEVIRFSYVGYQNKDVTVGEQNNLSVKMAVAEASKLDDVVVIGYGTVKKSDLTGSVGVVKASELQERPAPSLNQALAGRISGVQVNTNSGRPGGQTNIKIRGFSSINTSNNPLYVVDGVALPVTTQTQNSNAIDFINPSDIASVEVLKDASSTAIYGARGANGVILITTKKGTSNSQRVTYDADFGINTLAAHHVKMLDANEYVKVQDLAYDNIKVYDPVGWAAGNYASTPVPKAARIALPQFFDGNGNPLYNTDWLKESTQNKLSQNHQLGFTGGTENNTYGVFVGYRDDEGLLLNSYLKRYSGRFNFESKIKTWLKVGGNLSYNNQNENIVDQGTGGLNSVRMITEAFPFLPIKLADGKWGDNKLIPWAEGGSNPVHILTDQRYGMVTQTSLGSVYSTISFSKDLEFRTQLGANIVSRNINEYNAKQLYGISDGQNGTANVTNDRETFWSLENYLTYNKRFAESHAINALLGISWQATNFFSNTSHAENFVTDFYGNNNMGSGSKSITVGSSRNRSAFNSYFGRVNYAFQDKYLVTVTGRVDGSSKFGDNHKFAFFPSAALAWKASDEDFLKGNKTISNLKLRTSYGLSGNSELPAYQSLATLVNNSAIINDTRVTGIGIGRLANPDLVWEKTAQVDAGVELGLFNNRINLEADLYYRKTTDMLLDAPVPRTSGFSVIRKNVGSMQNKGLDLGINTVNIQTDDFTWKTTFNISLNRNKVLSLATPDDIFGVGNPNFTNQTGIIRVGEPVGSFWGLVRLGTWSEAERAEAAKYVSYRGGKTLLPGDIKYLDVNGDHAITDADRQIIGNGTPKGWGSFSNSFRYKNLDLIVELQYSYGNDVLNMTHHSGEDRQVQANSFASVLNAWTPQNQDTPIAAIRDQAAGYVTNVDTHWLEDGSFIRGKNLLLGYTFNKTLVEKLRLNRLRVYASVQNFFLATKYTGNDPEVTTYGNVFAQGQTFFDYPKPTTFMVGLNIGL, from the coding sequence ATGAAAATCAATCTACTCAAGATTTCAGGGCTTTCTGTGCTTTTTCTGCTCAACAGTCCCGCATTTTCGATGAATCCGGTTGCCGCAAAATCGAAGCGGCTTTCTGATTTGGATGTGCCTTTTGGCCACATTCAGAACCGGAAAGTAATCACCGGAACCGTATTGGATGAAAAAAACTTGCCTATCCCGGGGGTTGGCATCAAAAACATCACATCGGGTAAAACAGCAGTGACAGATGAGTCTGGTAAATTCAGTATCGAGGCCAATCCTGGCGAGGTGATCCGCTTTTCGTACGTGGGTTATCAGAACAAAGATGTCACAGTAGGGGAGCAGAACAACCTGAGCGTTAAAATGGCAGTTGCCGAAGCCAGTAAACTGGATGATGTTGTGGTAATCGGTTATGGTACCGTAAAAAAGAGTGACCTTACCGGTTCTGTTGGGGTGGTAAAGGCCAGCGAACTGCAAGAACGCCCGGCACCATCGTTAAACCAGGCATTGGCCGGACGTATTTCGGGTGTACAGGTAAATACCAACTCAGGGAGGCCAGGCGGACAAACCAATATCAAAATCAGGGGTTTCAGTTCCATCAATACCAGTAACAACCCGCTATATGTGGTAGACGGGGTTGCATTACCGGTAACTACCCAAACACAGAATAGTAACGCCATTGATTTTATCAACCCCAGCGATATTGCATCGGTAGAGGTATTAAAAGATGCTTCTTCTACCGCAATCTACGGTGCAAGAGGTGCAAACGGGGTAATTTTGATCACCACCAAAAAAGGGACGTCCAACTCGCAGCGCGTTACCTATGATGCTGATTTTGGAATCAATACCTTAGCGGCACACCATGTTAAAATGCTTGATGCGAATGAATATGTAAAAGTTCAGGATCTGGCTTACGATAACATAAAGGTATACGATCCGGTAGGATGGGCTGCAGGAAACTATGCTTCAACACCGGTTCCTAAAGCAGCAAGAATTGCCTTGCCACAGTTTTTTGATGGTAACGGAAACCCGTTGTATAATACCGATTGGTTAAAAGAATCTACGCAGAATAAACTTTCTCAAAATCACCAGTTAGGTTTTACAGGTGGAACCGAAAACAATACCTATGGGGTTTTTGTGGGCTACCGCGATGATGAAGGACTTTTGTTAAATTCTTATTTAAAACGTTATTCGGGCAGATTTAATTTCGAAAGTAAAATTAAAACCTGGTTAAAAGTGGGTGGTAATTTAAGCTACAATAACCAAAACGAAAACATTGTAGATCAGGGAACAGGTGGATTAAACTCGGTGCGTATGATCACTGAAGCTTTTCCATTCCTTCCTATAAAACTAGCTGATGGTAAATGGGGCGATAATAAACTCATCCCATGGGCCGAAGGAGGTTCTAACCCGGTTCATATTCTAACTGATCAGCGTTATGGCATGGTAACACAAACCTCATTGGGAAGTGTTTATTCGACCATCAGTTTCAGCAAGGATCTTGAATTCCGTACCCAGTTGGGTGCCAATATTGTAAGCCGTAACATCAATGAGTACAACGCTAAACAATTATATGGTATTTCTGACGGGCAGAACGGAACGGCTAACGTAACCAATGATAGGGAAACTTTCTGGTCGTTAGAGAATTACTTAACCTATAACAAACGTTTTGCCGAGTCGCATGCCATTAATGCTTTATTGGGTATTTCTTGGCAGGCTACCAATTTCTTCAGCAATACGAGTCATGCCGAAAACTTTGTGACCGATTTTTACGGCAATAACAATATGGGTTCAGGTAGTAAATCCATCACTGTTGGGTCGAGTCGCAACCGCTCTGCTTTTAACTCTTACTTTGGAAGGGTAAATTATGCCTTTCAGGACAAATACCTCGTAACAGTTACCGGTAGGGTAGATGGATCGTCGAAATTTGGTGATAACCATAAATTTGCCTTTTTCCCTTCGGCAGCCTTGGCCTGGAAAGCTTCAGACGAAGATTTTCTTAAAGGAAACAAAACCATTTCTAACTTAAAATTAAGGACCAGTTATGGCTTAAGCGGTAACTCTGAACTCCCTGCTTATCAATCACTGGCCACTTTGGTTAACAACTCGGCCATTATTAACGATACCAGGGTAACCGGAATCGGAATCGGCAGGCTGGCAAATCCTGACCTGGTTTGGGAAAAAACCGCGCAGGTTGATGCTGGCGTGGAACTGGGTTTATTCAACAACCGTATTAATTTAGAAGCCGATCTTTACTACAGAAAAACAACTGATATGTTATTGGATGCGCCGGTACCACGAACTTCGGGTTTTTCGGTAATCAGAAAAAATGTGGGTTCGATGCAGAACAAAGGTTTGGATTTAGGCATCAATACGGTGAATATTCAAACGGATGATTTTACCTGGAAAACAACCTTCAATATCTCCCTTAACCGTAATAAAGTGCTTTCTTTGGCTACCCCGGATGATATTTTTGGTGTAGGTAACCCGAATTTCACTAACCAAACGGGTATTATCCGGGTTGGTGAGCCTGTAGGTTCGTTCTGGGGATTGGTACGTTTAGGTACCTGGAGCGAGGCTGAAAGGGCTGAAGCTGCAAAGTATGTAAGCTACCGCGGTGGTAAAACATTATTACCGGGCGATATTAAATACCTGGATGTAAACGGTGACCATGCCATTACTGATGCCGACCGTCAGATTATCGGTAACGGAACACCAAAAGGATGGGGATCATTCTCTAACTCCTTCCGTTATAAAAATTTAGACCTGATTGTAGAACTTCAATATTCTTATGGAAACGATGTATTGAACATGACACACCACTCTGGTGAAGACAGACAGGTACAGGCCAATAGTTTTGCAAGTGTATTGAATGCCTGGACACCACAGAACCAGGATACGCCGATTGCAGCCATCAGGGATCAGGCTGCTGGTTATGTAACTAACGTGGATACCCACTGGCTGGAAGATGGTTCTTTCATCCGTGGTAAAAACCTTTTGCTTGGTTATACCTTCAATAAAACGCTTGTAGAAAAATTGCGTTTAAACAGGCTGCGCGTTTATGCATCTGTTCAGAATTTTTTCCTGGCCACCAAATATACCGGTAACGATCCTGAGGTAACCACTTATGGGAATGTATTTGCCCAGGGACAAACATTTTTCGATTATCCAAAACCGACAACTTTCATGGTGGGCTTAAACATTGGATTATAA
- a CDS encoding RagB/SusD family nutrient uptake outer membrane protein → MKINIKNIAALLLLGGAIIGNSGCKKFLDETDPTNLSPNSFYTLPEHAEAGIAAVYSEIRFIGNGAGIFSNNWQMLDAPTGIQTTETAQNSDLNNLYSLIYDGTNLHINQNWNGFYKVIAQTNLVLDKVPGINPMDAAQKKRILGEASFIRAWAYFYLVRLWGDVPLITKPITSPNDPNFSPSRTPQEQVYKQIVDDLVSAEAAGLPYMDGSGRVSTAAIKSELAKVYLTMAGQPLNKGAAYYRLAADKAKEVVDYAAANAGSLGLYTTYGAIHDAKNDNKLEHLFGIQYNDAAGAGNPLQSSYLPLHQPLVSKIDGIGTSIPTQSFYGSYEAGDLRAKNRDGYFFTDYYTDGFKLPLINRGKPYIFKHFDVIANGTLGVEGTSRSDLNIPQIRFAETLLIYAEAQNRADGAPNAAAYTAVNAIRKRAQLADLAGLSQTQFEEAVWRERWHELCYEGITWFDMVRLRKVYNETTNGFDNFVGHINKSVNQPLQTKHLLFPIPTPEIKNNPNLTPNPGY, encoded by the coding sequence ATGAAAATAAATATAAAAAATATCGCTGCCCTGTTATTGCTTGGTGGTGCTATCATCGGAAATTCGGGATGTAAGAAGTTTTTGGATGAAACCGATCCAACCAATCTTTCGCCAAACAGTTTTTATACCTTGCCCGAACATGCTGAAGCAGGTATTGCGGCAGTTTATTCGGAAATCAGGTTTATAGGCAATGGTGCGGGAATTTTCTCCAACAACTGGCAGATGCTCGATGCCCCAACAGGTATCCAGACCACCGAAACGGCACAGAATTCTGATCTTAACAACTTATATTCATTGATTTATGACGGAACCAATTTACATATAAACCAAAACTGGAACGGCTTTTATAAGGTAATTGCGCAAACCAATCTCGTTTTGGATAAAGTGCCTGGCATTAACCCAATGGATGCTGCACAGAAGAAAAGAATTTTAGGCGAAGCCTCTTTTATCAGGGCCTGGGCTTATTTCTACCTGGTGCGTTTATGGGGCGATGTGCCTTTAATCACCAAGCCGATAACCAGTCCTAATGATCCTAATTTTTCACCATCAAGAACACCACAGGAACAGGTTTACAAACAGATCGTGGATGACCTGGTTTCAGCAGAAGCAGCAGGATTGCCTTATATGGATGGAAGCGGACGTGTTTCTACCGCTGCCATTAAATCGGAACTGGCAAAAGTATATTTAACCATGGCTGGCCAGCCGCTAAATAAAGGTGCTGCCTATTACAGGTTGGCCGCTGATAAAGCGAAAGAAGTTGTTGATTATGCTGCAGCAAATGCAGGTAGTTTGGGTTTATATACTACTTATGGCGCCATTCATGATGCCAAGAACGATAATAAACTGGAGCACCTTTTCGGGATCCAATACAATGATGCAGCCGGAGCAGGTAACCCGTTACAATCATCTTATTTGCCATTGCACCAGCCTTTGGTTTCTAAAATCGATGGTATCGGTACCTCTATCCCAACCCAGAGCTTTTATGGTTCTTATGAAGCTGGCGATTTAAGGGCGAAAAACAGGGATGGTTATTTCTTTACCGATTATTATACCGATGGATTTAAACTGCCTTTGATTAACCGCGGCAAGCCTTATATTTTTAAACACTTTGATGTAATTGCAAATGGAACATTGGGTGTAGAGGGCACCAGCAGAAGTGATTTAAATATTCCGCAGATCCGTTTTGCCGAAACCTTATTAATTTATGCTGAAGCGCAGAACAGGGCTGATGGAGCACCGAATGCAGCAGCCTATACGGCCGTAAATGCCATCAGGAAAAGAGCACAACTGGCTGATTTGGCTGGTTTAAGCCAAACACAGTTTGAAGAAGCAGTTTGGAGAGAACGCTGGCATGAGTTATGTTATGAAGGTATTACCTGGTTTGACATGGTTCGGCTGCGTAAGGTATATAATGAGACCACGAATGGTTTCGATAACTTTGTTGGTCACATCAATAAAAGTGTAAATCAACCTTTGCAGACCAAACATTTGCTGTTCCCGATTCCTACCCCAGAAATTAAGAACAATCCTAATTTAACTCCAAATCCGGGTTATTAA
- a CDS encoding SusC/RagA family TonB-linked outer membrane protein: MSKIYNQRGIFLCLKRSYKDKTKVLAVILLALLASFSAYAQTTIVGTVKDSKGVTLPGVSVRLKNTQVGTLTDALGKYTLKSEGTSQILIFTFVGFTTQEVPLNGRSTINITLEDASQGLNDVVVIGYGTAQKKDVTGAVSSIKATQLENENPNSVTDILRGNIPGLSVGFNNSAKGGGDLLVRGKTTLTGTTTPLIVLDGVIFIGQLSDINPNDIESVDVLKDASSLAVYGAKAATGVVAITTKKGKSGAPTITVNTNFGMATLAQDQPVYDGPGFLNWRADVQRSGGVNPPYIYNDPNNLPEGVTLTQWLNGQTTTNPTDLWLSRLGLLANEKANYLAGKTTDWYDMLFVTGQRQDHTLSLSGKKEEVSYYMSLGYLKNESIIAGGGFSTFRTRLNLEGKAAKFLTLGMNLQFADRDEGAIEAQFSQLPDLSPYGDFYNPDGSLRRIPTDDNGLNARNPFLDQTYNSRLQKQSTLFGSIYAKVQLPFGITYQANFSPGLDQYRTFNHLSSKNPNVTVPGGSASRAQETRYNWQLDNLLKWNKTFATDHNVDVTLLVNGEKYSTWYTIASNEGFAPTDVLGYHNIQSGNKPTVSSDDKVYTGDALLARVNYSYKGRYALTGSIRRDGYSAFGASKKRANFPAAAVAWTLSEESFLKPVKWIDFLKLRLSYGINGNREIRDANNVIDPYVSIQTLTGGKYQSVNSSGTPGEVNTVVNSSRLGNPNLEWEKTKSLNLGLDFGFLNNRISGSIELYDKKTSDLLIGQSLSSASGYVNVIANLGRVNNKGFELGLTTKNFTGGNITWSTTANFSLNRNKIVALATPNDDPGNGWFIGKDIDVIWEYKILGVWQENEVAEANKFNKGIKPGDFKLLDVDGNYVYNDLDKQFIGYRSPRFNWSLRNDFNIYKNFDFSFQLISSWGQLRADNQAKNQPGSVGFGRSSSYVVPYWTPGNPINDYARLNSGLSGVTFNAYRKSSFIRLNTVALAYSLPKEFLGKLRVQSAKVYANVSNFGVYAPNWNQWDPQTADNNGNPVPTPRVYTFGLNVTF; this comes from the coding sequence ATGAGTAAAATTTACAACCAAAGAGGTATTTTTTTATGCCTCAAGCGCAGCTATAAGGATAAAACGAAAGTTTTAGCGGTAATACTCCTCGCACTTCTGGCAAGTTTTAGCGCTTATGCCCAAACTACCATTGTGGGTACAGTTAAAGACAGCAAGGGCGTAACCCTCCCAGGGGTAAGTGTAAGACTAAAAAATACACAGGTAGGAACACTTACCGATGCCTTGGGAAAATACACCCTTAAATCCGAAGGAACCAGCCAGATACTGATATTTACCTTTGTGGGTTTCACAACGCAGGAAGTGCCCTTGAATGGCCGTAGCACCATAAACATTACTTTAGAAGATGCCTCACAGGGTCTGAACGATGTAGTGGTAATTGGTTATGGTACAGCACAGAAAAAAGATGTAACCGGTGCGGTTTCCAGCATCAAAGCCACCCAGCTTGAAAATGAAAACCCAAATAGTGTTACTGATATCCTCCGCGGTAATATTCCAGGTTTAAGCGTAGGTTTTAACAATAGCGCCAAGGGCGGGGGAGACCTATTGGTACGTGGAAAAACCACCCTTACCGGTACTACAACTCCACTAATCGTATTAGATGGTGTGATTTTTATCGGTCAGCTGTCTGATATAAACCCAAATGATATCGAATCGGTAGATGTTCTTAAAGATGCCAGCTCACTTGCCGTGTATGGTGCAAAGGCAGCAACAGGCGTGGTAGCCATTACCACTAAAAAGGGAAAAAGCGGTGCGCCCACCATTACGGTAAATACAAACTTTGGTATGGCTACTTTAGCACAGGATCAACCTGTATACGATGGGCCAGGTTTTTTAAACTGGCGTGCCGATGTGCAACGCAGCGGAGGTGTTAACCCACCCTATATCTATAACGATCCGAATAACTTACCAGAAGGCGTAACCTTAACGCAATGGTTAAACGGACAAACCACGACCAACCCAACCGACTTATGGTTGAGCCGGTTAGGGTTGCTGGCCAACGAAAAAGCGAATTATCTGGCCGGAAAAACAACCGATTGGTACGACATGCTTTTTGTTACGGGGCAACGCCAGGACCATACCCTGAGTTTGAGTGGTAAAAAAGAAGAGGTTTCCTATTACATGTCATTAGGGTATCTTAAAAACGAAAGCATTATTGCTGGTGGCGGTTTCAGTACTTTCCGTACCAGATTGAACCTCGAAGGTAAAGCAGCGAAATTTTTAACCCTGGGAATGAACCTGCAGTTTGCCGATCGCGACGAGGGGGCAATTGAAGCACAGTTTTCACAACTCCCGGATTTATCTCCCTATGGCGATTTCTATAATCCCGACGGTTCTTTAAGAAGAATCCCGACAGATGATAATGGTCTTAATGCACGTAACCCTTTTCTTGATCAGACTTACAATTCGAGGTTACAAAAACAGAGCACCTTATTTGGCAGCATTTACGCCAAGGTACAATTGCCTTTTGGCATTACTTATCAGGCCAATTTTAGTCCGGGTCTAGATCAGTACCGTACGTTTAACCACCTGTCTTCTAAAAATCCGAATGTTACCGTACCGGGCGGTTCAGCCTCAAGAGCACAGGAAACCAGGTACAACTGGCAACTGGATAACCTGTTAAAATGGAATAAAACCTTTGCAACCGATCATAATGTGGATGTAACGTTATTGGTAAATGGTGAAAAATATTCTACCTGGTACACCATAGCCAGCAACGAGGGCTTTGCGCCAACTGATGTGCTGGGTTACCACAATATTCAAAGTGGGAACAAACCGACCGTGAGCAGCGATGATAAGGTGTACACGGGTGATGCTTTATTGGCCAGGGTTAATTATTCGTATAAGGGCAGATATGCATTAACCGGTTCCATCCGTAGAGATGGTTACTCCGCATTTGGGGCTTCAAAAAAACGTGCCAATTTCCCAGCCGCTGCGGTAGCCTGGACATTGAGTGAAGAAAGCTTTTTGAAACCGGTTAAATGGATCGACTTTTTAAAACTGCGTTTATCTTACGGTATTAATGGAAACAGGGAGATCAGGGATGCAAATAATGTCATCGATCCTTATGTGTCAATCCAGACTTTAACAGGTGGTAAATATCAATCTGTTAACAGCAGTGGTACCCCGGGCGAAGTAAATACGGTGGTAAACAGCTCCCGACTGGGCAATCCTAACCTGGAATGGGAAAAAACGAAATCTTTAAACCTCGGTTTGGATTTTGGGTTTTTAAACAACCGGATCAGTGGATCGATTGAGCTTTATGACAAAAAAACCTCCGATCTCTTGATCGGCCAATCATTGTCATCAGCATCGGGTTATGTAAATGTGATTGCCAATTTGGGCCGTGTAAATAATAAGGGTTTTGAGCTTGGCTTAACCACTAAAAACTTCACCGGGGGTAACATCACCTGGAGTACTACCGCTAACTTTTCGCTTAACCGCAATAAAATTGTGGCTTTGGCAACCCCGAATGATGACCCTGGGAACGGATGGTTTATCGGTAAGGACATCGACGTGATCTGGGAATATAAAATTTTGGGCGTTTGGCAGGAAAATGAAGTAGCAGAAGCCAATAAATTTAACAAAGGCATTAAACCCGGCGATTTTAAGCTATTGGATGTAGATGGAAACTATGTTTATAACGATCTCGATAAACAGTTTATCGGTTACCGGAGCCCACGGTTCAACTGGTCGTTACGCAACGATTTCAATATTTATAAAAATTTCGATTTTTCATTTCAGCTGATTTCAAGCTGGGGCCAGCTAAGGGCCGATAACCAGGCCAAAAATCAGCCCGGAAGTGTGGGTTTTGGCCGGTCGAGTTCTTATGTAGTACCTTATTGGACACCTGGAAACCCAATTAATGACTATGCCCGCCTCAATTCTGGCTTAAGTGGTGTAACCTTTAATGCTTACCGCAAAAGCTCGTTCATCAGGTTAAATACTGTTGCCCTTGCCTATAGCCTGCCGAAAGAATTTTTAGGTAAACTGAGGGTGCAGAGTGCAAAAGTATATGCCAATGTGAGCAATTTCGGGGTATATGCACCAAACTGGAACCAGTGGGATCCCCAAACGGCAGATAATAATGGAAACCCTGTGCCAACCCCAAGAGTTTACACTTTCGGACTGAATGTTACCTTTTAA
- a CDS encoding RagB/SusD family nutrient uptake outer membrane protein, with the protein MNITYKKIIPFVALALLLSANGCKKSNLDSELLSQLEPQTALTSVAAMKAAIAGIGANVRREFTGDMAPIVTESIFSEVAVDGTTDKTTQAQDMDTRVTPDANLDNPDFNRIGFYWTEGFRGVRMANTVITYIDNVTYKDEAEKNAILGAAYFYRAYYYYRLVHQFGDVPLNLKDITAPKLDYYSTKREVILKKMQEDLLFAEKWLKDNVDRGDVTKGACSHLLTKVNLALGDFDAAITSANNVINSGTYSLMRNRFGSTANDATKNVVWDLHRMDNKAIAANREALFLTIDRETLAGATDLGSQVMRNCVPAWHFANLKTPSGATQAIVDGVNVEIPLTLMYGRGIGRYRGTAYSTKNIWTDNTDYRHAPGMWMNMTDLVYNNPAIKTGSNVAERALYGKPLVDVTPANVNNMFLNKGLDTIRHFFGWPHYKTFINSTNALAVDKYWTPPRGTNTDWYIFRLAETYLLRAEAYYWKGNLGLAMADLNQVRSRANAALLTDASAINIGTILDERARELYYEEPRKTELTRIAYIFAMTGKPAYNGKTYNLASFSDNNFFYDRIIEKNDFYRNKVPTVLGVNFKMSPYHVLWPVPAAAQRFNTGGRINQNKGYTGYENNVPALDKIQ; encoded by the coding sequence ATGAATATCACATATAAAAAAATAATTCCATTTGTGGCCCTGGCCCTGCTTTTATCAGCTAATGGATGTAAGAAATCGAATCTTGATTCAGAATTGTTATCACAATTGGAGCCTCAGACTGCATTAACAAGCGTAGCTGCCATGAAAGCTGCTATTGCAGGCATTGGAGCCAATGTCAGGCGAGAATTTACCGGCGATATGGCACCCATTGTAACCGAATCTATCTTCTCGGAAGTAGCTGTGGATGGAACAACCGATAAAACAACACAAGCACAGGATATGGATACCCGCGTAACACCAGATGCCAATCTTGATAATCCGGATTTTAACAGGATCGGGTTTTACTGGACTGAAGGTTTTAGAGGTGTAAGGATGGCAAACACGGTGATTACTTACATCGATAATGTAACCTATAAAGATGAGGCCGAAAAAAATGCCATCCTGGGTGCCGCCTATTTTTACCGTGCTTATTATTATTACCGTTTGGTACACCAGTTTGGCGATGTACCTTTAAATTTAAAAGATATTACCGCACCAAAACTGGACTATTATTCTACTAAACGCGAAGTAATATTGAAAAAAATGCAGGAAGATCTTCTGTTTGCCGAAAAGTGGCTAAAAGATAATGTAGACCGTGGAGACGTAACCAAAGGCGCCTGCAGCCATTTACTCACTAAAGTTAACCTCGCTTTGGGCGATTTTGACGCCGCCATTACCTCGGCTAATAACGTCATCAACAGTGGTACCTATAGCTTAATGCGGAACCGTTTTGGAAGCACCGCCAACGATGCCACCAAAAACGTGGTTTGGGACCTGCACCGTATGGATAATAAGGCGATAGCAGCCAATCGTGAAGCACTTTTTTTAACCATTGATAGAGAAACCCTTGCTGGTGCTACTGATCTGGGTTCGCAGGTGATGCGCAACTGTGTTCCGGCGTGGCATTTTGCCAATCTAAAAACTCCATCAGGAGCTACCCAGGCAATTGTTGATGGGGTGAACGTAGAGATTCCATTAACCCTGATGTATGGCAGGGGAATTGGCCGTTACCGTGGTACTGCCTACAGCACCAAAAACATTTGGACAGATAATACCGATTATCGCCATGCGCCTGGCATGTGGATGAATATGACCGATCTGGTATATAACAATCCTGCGATAAAAACGGGCAGCAATGTTGCAGAAAGGGCATTGTACGGCAAACCATTGGTTGATGTAACACCAGCCAATGTGAATAACATGTTCCTAAATAAAGGATTGGACACCATCCGTCACTTTTTCGGCTGGCCACATTATAAAACTTTTATCAATTCGACCAATGCACTGGCAGTTGATAAATACTGGACCCCGCCAAGAGGTACCAATACCGATTGGTATATCTTTCGTTTGGCTGAAACTTACTTGTTAAGGGCCGAAGCCTATTATTGGAAGGGGAATTTAGGTCTGGCAATGGCCGATTTAAACCAGGTGCGCTCCAGGGCCAACGCCGCATTACTTACTGATGCTTCTGCCATTAATATCGGTACCATATTGGATGAAAGGGCAAGAGAGTTGTATTACGAAGAGCCACGTAAAACAGAGCTTACCCGTATCGCTTACATTTTTGCTATGACCGGAAAACCGGCTTATAACGGGAAAACCTATAACCTGGCATCCTTTTCTGATAATAATTTCTTTTACGACAGGATTATTGAAAAGAATGATTTTTACCGAAACAAGGTACCAACCGTATTGGGTGTAAACTTTAAAATGTCTCCCTACCATGTGCTTTGGCCAGTTCCGGCAGCTGCACAGCGATTTAATACAGGAGGCCGCATCAATCAGAACAAGGGTTATACCGGTTACGAAAATAATGTTCCGGCACTGGATAAAATCCAATAG
- a CDS encoding LacI family DNA-binding transcriptional regulator, translating to MENKPVTLKLIAKELKLSISTVSKSLKDYPRIKESTKLRVKELAEKLNFTPDISALRLRDRRSRIIGIILPNLSDHFFTRSIYGMEQLATANGYNIIISQSHDNFEIEVSAAATLLGSRVDGLIVAISKQTSDFAHLDQFEKIGIPVVYYTRNPSFNLNCHKVLGNTHQGCYMATEYLIKRGHKKVAYLGGPKMVNFSHDRFSGYINALKDNNIPFNANHVAYTDFDDENTLIAINNLFSDPINGPTALVAFKEKLLFDTIRFLRSIEHPEHQKLECIGFGNDPIIAYLSSPPIASIEENPESLGEQAVALLVKLIHGDIDPKDYKKVIVNCNLKIHEIV from the coding sequence ATGGAAAATAAACCTGTTACATTAAAATTAATTGCGAAAGAACTCAAGCTTTCTATATCAACCGTTTCCAAATCTTTAAAAGATTATCCGCGGATAAAAGAGAGCACCAAACTCCGGGTGAAAGAACTCGCAGAGAAACTGAATTTTACGCCTGATATTTCGGCCTTAAGACTTAGAGACCGCAGATCAAGGATTATCGGTATTATTTTGCCCAACCTGTCCGATCATTTTTTTACCCGAAGTATTTATGGGATGGAGCAGCTGGCAACGGCCAACGGCTATAACATCATCATTAGCCAATCGCACGATAATTTTGAAATAGAAGTAAGCGCTGCAGCAACACTTTTAGGTTCGCGGGTAGATGGATTGATCGTGGCCATTTCAAAACAGACTTCGGATTTTGCACATTTAGATCAGTTCGAGAAAATAGGTATACCAGTGGTTTATTATACCCGGAACCCTAGTTTTAACCTCAATTGCCATAAAGTTTTAGGGAATACCCATCAAGGCTGCTATATGGCAACCGAATACCTCATTAAAAGAGGGCACAAAAAAGTGGCCTATCTCGGAGGTCCCAAAATGGTCAATTTCAGTCACGACCGCTTTTCAGGTTATATTAATGCCTTAAAGGATAACAATATCCCTTTTAATGCCAATCATGTGGCCTATACTGATTTCGACGATGAAAATACACTTATAGCCATTAACAACCTGTTCAGCGATCCCATAAACGGACCAACAGCCTTGGTTGCTTTTAAAGAAAAACTGCTTTTTGATACCATCAGATTCCTGAGGTCCATCGAACACCCTGAACATCAAAAACTAGAATGCATAGGTTTTGGCAACGATCCGATTATTGCCTACCTCAGTTCACCTCCCATTGCGTCAATAGAAGAAAACCCCGAATCGCTGGGCGAGCAGGCGGTAGCCCTATTGGTTAAACTCATTCATGGTGACATTGACCCGAAAGATTATAAGAAGGTAATTGTAAACTGCAACCTAAAGATTCATGAAATAGTATAA